The Medicago truncatula cultivar Jemalong A17 chromosome 4, MtrunA17r5.0-ANR, whole genome shotgun sequence genome includes a region encoding these proteins:
- the LOC11420493 gene encoding short transmembrane mitochondrial protein 1, giving the protein MGIIRRFFSFIAGNVVGIYVAQNYQVPNIKKEADNFLDWAKEIEKKYHKPNKKDDD; this is encoded by the coding sequence ATGGGTATAATCAGGAGGTTCTTCTCTTTTATAGCAGGGAATGTGGTTGGGATCTATGTGGCTCAGAATTACCAAGTTCCAAACATAAAGAAGGAAGCTGACAATTTCTTAGATTGGGCCAaggaaattgagaaaaaatacCACAAACCTAACAAGAAAGATGATGATTAG
- the LOC11420494 gene encoding lamin-like protein, whose amino-acid sequence MAVSYSFLALSFFFFLFTLSPLPVSATDHIVGANRGWNPGINYTLWANNHTIYVGDYISFRYQKNQYNVFLVNQTGYDNCTLDSAVGNWSSGKDFILFNKSMRYYFICGNGQCNNGMKVSVFVHPLPSPPPSSSQHNHSSPNSAAPMVLEYLGHKFLMLSFVFVMFGYVLV is encoded by the exons ATGGCTGTTTCTTACTCATTCTTGGCACTAAGcttcttctttttcctcttCACACTCTCTCCTTTACCTGTTTCCGCTACTGACCACATTGTAGGTGCCAACCGTGGCTGGAACCCTGGGATTAACTACACTCTTTGGGCTAATAACCATACAATTTATGTCGGTGACTATATAT cATTTAGGTACCAAAAGAACCAGTACAATGTGTTTTTAGTGAACCAAACAGGTTATGACAACTGTACCTTAGACAGTGCTGTTGGGAATTGGAGTAGTGGGAAGGATTTCATACTATTCAACAAGTCTATGAGATATTACTTCATTTGTGGTAATGGACAATGCAACAATGGAATGAAAGTCTCAGTTTTTGTCCATCCACTTCCTTCTCCTCCTCCTTCCTCATCTCAACACAACCATTCATCACCAAATTCTGCTGCTCCTATGGTCTTGGAATATTTGGGACACAAGTTTCTAATgttgtcttttgtttttgttatgtttggatatgttttGGTCTAA